In a single window of the Mesorhizobium shangrilense genome:
- a CDS encoding TIGR00645 family protein, translating to MKRLELAIESVILASRWLLVVFYVGLGVALAIYGLSFGKKLVEFATTVLILDDTDTILKMLGLIDAALVASLVVMVIISGYENFVSRFDNHDGEIHWLGTIDVGSLKVKVASTIVAISSIHLLQVFLNANTYTDAQLMWMTIMHLAFVVSALILAYIDRVTGLSKAGKEKEAQEPGL from the coding sequence ATGAAGCGCCTCGAACTCGCCATCGAATCCGTCATTCTCGCCTCGCGCTGGCTGCTGGTCGTCTTCTATGTGGGGCTTGGCGTGGCGCTGGCGATCTACGGCCTCTCCTTCGGCAAGAAGCTTGTCGAGTTCGCCACCACGGTTCTCATCCTCGACGACACCGACACCATCCTGAAGATGCTCGGCCTGATCGACGCCGCGCTGGTCGCGTCACTGGTGGTGATGGTCATCATCTCGGGCTACGAGAATTTCGTCAGCCGCTTCGACAACCACGATGGCGAGATCCACTGGCTGGGGACGATCGATGTGGGGTCGCTGAAGGTGAAGGTCGCCTCCACCATCGTGGCGATCTCCTCGATCCACCTGCTGCAGGTGTTCCTGAACGCCAACACCTATACCGACGCGCAGCTGATGTGGATGACCATCATGCATCTTGCCTTCGTCGTGTCGGCGCTGATCCTCGCCTACATCGACCGCGTCACCGGCCTCAGCAAGGCCGGCAAGGAGAAAGAGGCTCAGGAGCCGGGCCTGTAG
- a CDS encoding site-specific integrase, with product MFVEHNSAAVTVVPTGNMTPSILPVDVQRLISASLSDGTKRGYQHDIAQFEAWGGTIPTSPEIIAAYLAHLSSTHKTATIVRRVTALSKAHEAIGAPNPTKPEIVRATMRGIKRTLGTASREAKPVLREDLFQMLECMGNSTKDMRDKALLLLGFAGAFRRSEAIGLDVADIEHVRQGIVVTLPRSKTDQEARGCKIGIPFGRSRWCPVKHLADWLDHAKIEAGPIFRGINRHGHVADQRLSGEAVSIIVKERAAAAGFDPNAYSGHSLRAGLATSAVIAGVSTLSIRRTTRHASEAMLARYVRVGDMFTDNAAGAIL from the coding sequence ATGTTCGTTGAGCACAACAGCGCCGCCGTTACCGTGGTCCCGACCGGCAACATGACGCCGAGCATCCTGCCGGTAGATGTGCAACGGTTGATCAGCGCGTCACTGTCCGATGGGACGAAGCGTGGATACCAGCACGACATTGCACAATTCGAGGCGTGGGGCGGGACCATCCCGACCTCTCCCGAGATCATCGCCGCCTACCTTGCGCACCTGTCCAGCACCCACAAAACTGCAACCATCGTGCGGCGCGTCACGGCGCTGTCAAAGGCGCATGAGGCCATCGGAGCACCGAACCCGACGAAACCCGAAATCGTGCGGGCCACAATGCGGGGGATAAAGAGAACACTCGGCACCGCAAGCAGGGAAGCGAAGCCAGTGTTGCGGGAAGACCTGTTTCAGATGCTGGAGTGCATGGGCAACAGCACCAAGGACATGCGCGACAAGGCGCTACTCCTGCTCGGGTTCGCAGGAGCCTTCCGTCGAAGTGAGGCGATTGGCCTCGATGTGGCCGACATAGAGCATGTGCGGCAAGGCATTGTCGTGACGCTGCCCAGGTCGAAGACCGATCAGGAGGCGCGGGGCTGCAAGATCGGTATCCCCTTCGGTCGCTCACGCTGGTGCCCCGTCAAGCATCTGGCCGACTGGCTGGATCATGCAAAGATCGAAGCCGGGCCGATCTTCCGTGGTATCAATCGCCACGGTCATGTTGCCGATCAGCGCCTTTCCGGCGAGGCCGTTTCGATCATCGTGAAGGAAAGGGCAGCGGCAGCGGGCTTCGACCCCAACGCCTACAGCGGGCACAGCCTCCGTGCGGGTCTCGCCACGAGCGCCGTGATTGCGGGTGTCAGCACGCTATCCATCCGACGCACCACACGTCACGCATCCGAGGCCATGCTCGCCCGTTACGTTCGTGTCGGCGATATGTTCACTGACAACGCCGCAGGGGCTATTCTATGA
- a CDS encoding MrcB family domain-containing protein — MLRLIRLARAEGDAVHEALERICQLQPEYSAANTPAMQERGRLVRSDLRAEVEKLGPRLAAALGAFGDDLLVDASDGIGRKTELPWVRFCSRSMSPNPTEGFYCVTHFSTDGSAVHVTVGCGSSRFHKGSSVPLPDHELDAQTAWARQVVVEEFGTLVPFDDPADFGARRPLPISFQRATAISHRVAYSDIRTTDFGRLFEKAAQRLRPIYAAQATGRNLTDADQRELEIEAALNPLNRPSRRQGYGLSAPARRAVEKRAMDVASQFLRDNGYAVRDTSATSPFDIEATLKGTQIKVEVKGTTSDRADGILMTANEVALHRSEKGNTALIIVSSIRLSEQNGAYSCSGGNVEWLLGWDIDEWFHEATAFRVTRPAMTKNHAAS; from the coding sequence GTGCTGCGCCTGATCAGGCTGGCGCGAGCTGAGGGGGACGCCGTGCACGAGGCACTTGAACGTATCTGCCAACTTCAGCCGGAATACTCGGCAGCAAACACACCAGCGATGCAGGAGCGCGGTCGCTTGGTGCGAAGTGATCTCAGAGCAGAGGTCGAAAAGCTCGGTCCACGTCTAGCTGCGGCGTTGGGCGCATTCGGTGACGATCTCCTCGTAGATGCTTCGGATGGCATCGGGCGGAAGACAGAGCTTCCTTGGGTAAGGTTCTGCTCACGCAGCATGTCGCCAAACCCGACCGAAGGCTTCTACTGCGTGACGCACTTCTCGACCGACGGGTCGGCAGTGCACGTCACGGTCGGTTGCGGCTCTTCCCGCTTCCACAAAGGAAGCTCAGTCCCGCTCCCAGATCATGAACTGGACGCACAGACTGCTTGGGCGCGACAGGTTGTGGTCGAGGAGTTCGGAACCTTGGTGCCGTTCGATGATCCAGCGGACTTTGGGGCGCGACGCCCGCTGCCGATTTCATTCCAGCGAGCGACAGCCATTTCTCATCGCGTCGCCTACAGTGACATCCGCACCACGGACTTTGGCAGGCTGTTCGAGAAAGCTGCACAACGTCTTCGGCCCATTTACGCGGCCCAAGCCACAGGACGCAATCTCACCGATGCCGATCAGCGCGAGCTTGAAATCGAAGCCGCGCTCAATCCGCTAAATCGGCCCTCCAGACGACAGGGCTATGGGCTGTCTGCACCGGCTCGAAGGGCGGTCGAGAAGCGAGCGATGGATGTCGCTTCGCAGTTTTTGCGCGACAACGGATATGCGGTGCGGGACACATCAGCCACAAGTCCTTTCGACATCGAGGCAACGTTGAAGGGGACGCAAATAAAGGTTGAGGTCAAAGGCACGACGAGCGACCGGGCCGATGGCATTCTGATGACCGCGAACGAAGTCGCACTTCATCGGAGTGAGAAGGGAAACACTGCTCTCATCATTGTATCGAGCATTCGGCTGTCTGAGCAAAACGGAGCCTATTCCTGCTCTGGCGGCAACGTAGAATGGTTGCTTGGATGGGACATTGATGAGTGGTTTCACGAGGCGACCGCGTTCCGTGTCACCCGTCCGGCGATGACGAAGAACCATGCCGCATCATAG
- a CDS encoding YcgN family cysteine cluster protein, translated as MSQPFWKTKSLEEMSAAEWESLCDGCGKCCLAKLEDEDTGEIHWTSVACRLFNPKTCRCRDYQNRLAKVSDCVQLTPENVRTLTWLPSTCAYRLVAHGEDLPDWHPLVSGDRQSVHRAGISVKGRITASESDLDEPEDYFDHMLEREP; from the coding sequence ATGAGCCAGCCCTTCTGGAAGACGAAATCACTGGAGGAGATGTCCGCCGCCGAGTGGGAATCGCTTTGCGACGGCTGCGGCAAATGCTGCCTCGCCAAGCTGGAGGACGAGGATACCGGCGAGATCCACTGGACCAGCGTCGCCTGCCGGCTGTTCAATCCCAAGACCTGCCGCTGCCGCGACTACCAGAACCGCCTGGCGAAGGTGTCGGACTGCGTGCAGCTGACGCCCGAGAACGTGCGCACGCTGACCTGGCTGCCTTCGACCTGCGCCTACCGGCTGGTCGCGCATGGCGAGGATCTGCCCGATTGGCATCCGCTGGTGTCGGGCGATCGTCAAAGCGTGCACCGGGCGGGGATTTCGGTGAAGGGCAGGATCACCGCCAGCGAGTCCGACCTGGACGAGCCGGAAGACTATTTCGACCACATGCTCGAGCGCGAGCCCTAG
- a CDS encoding helix-turn-helix domain-containing protein: MFSNIQNLHDPDVKKLRKSGGLWLKNLREEANLTQRQFAELVGCEYYTFVSQIENGRGRVPPERYREWAKHLGVAPKEFVKGIMRYYDPITYAILFGEPVSPPIAAVNY; encoded by the coding sequence ATGTTCAGCAACATACAAAATTTACATGATCCAGACGTCAAGAAACTCCGAAAGTCAGGCGGACTGTGGTTGAAGAATTTGCGAGAAGAGGCAAATCTTACTCAACGTCAGTTCGCTGAATTGGTTGGATGCGAATACTATACATTCGTATCTCAGATCGAGAATGGAAGGGGCCGTGTTCCACCTGAGCGTTACCGTGAGTGGGCAAAGCATCTCGGTGTCGCGCCCAAAGAATTCGTGAAGGGAATCATGCGTTATTATGATCCGATCACGTATGCCATTCTCTTTGGCGAGCCGGTCTCGCCGCCAATAGCGGCGGTGAATTACTGA
- a CDS encoding OmpA family protein: MTGHPKIWAGTALALLMASMPLGSAGAFQQRVLPEQEAAARAPVILAQDQPTEEELLKRKQQQQEEEQQEAPPAEAPAPEQPPAEEQAPAQQPQAEQPPVPEEAPAPERAPAEEQAPAEAEQPQAPENAPSPEQAPAEQQAPTEAEQPQAPEEIPAPEQPPAEQQAPAEAEQPQAPENAPAPEQAPAEEQAPAEAEQPQAPENAPAPGQPPAEEQAPAEAEQPQAPENAPAPEQPPTEAAPTPEQAPAEGQPPASDQAPAPGDQSGQAPLPENAAPVLDSQKQQPAPAPTEGAPTEGAQQPGQAAQPQQPAQPDGTQAAHPVPAEPAGPPPADDRAAQQQVAPIEIRPVTAEEGTRIERAPDFRAQERRQGVEVVREIGDRVVIEVNNQVIVESNDRPRLTRGAREVYYEDLPRGRTRETVVRENGFQVVTIRNRYGDVVRRSRIAPDGTEYVLAYVDDDRYEDDGIWHDPGLDLPPMQLVIPVEEYILDAGGVEDPDRYYEFLDQPPVERVERLYSIEEVKRSARVRDKTRRVDLDTITFEFGSASIAESEVQRLEGVAQAMERMLKDSPAETFLVEGHTDAVGSDLANLALSDRRAEAVAEALTNVFGIPPENLATQGYGEQYLKVRTQAQERENRRVAIRRITPLVAPVAKAD, encoded by the coding sequence ATGACAGGCCACCCCAAGATCTGGGCAGGAACCGCTCTTGCACTGCTGATGGCGTCCATGCCGCTCGGCAGCGCCGGGGCCTTCCAGCAGCGCGTGCTGCCCGAGCAAGAGGCAGCGGCGCGTGCGCCCGTCATCCTTGCGCAGGATCAGCCCACCGAGGAAGAACTGCTGAAACGCAAGCAACAGCAGCAGGAAGAGGAGCAGCAGGAAGCACCCCCTGCCGAAGCGCCCGCGCCCGAACAGCCTCCAGCCGAGGAGCAGGCCCCGGCGCAGCAGCCGCAGGCCGAGCAACCTCCAGTTCCCGAGGAAGCGCCCGCCCCGGAGCGGGCTCCGGCGGAAGAGCAGGCTCCCGCAGAGGCCGAACAGCCTCAGGCGCCCGAGAACGCGCCTTCGCCAGAGCAGGCACCCGCCGAGCAGCAGGCTCCGACAGAGGCCGAGCAGCCTCAGGCTCCCGAGGAAATTCCTGCGCCCGAGCAGCCGCCCGCCGAGCAGCAGGCTCCGGCAGAGGCCGAGCAGCCTCAGGCTCCCGAGAACGCGCCTGCGCCAGAGCAGGCACCCGCCGAGGAGCAGGCTCCGGCGGAGGCCGAACAGCCTCAGGCTCCCGAGAACGCGCCTGCGCCGGGGCAGCCGCCCGCCGAGGAGCAGGCGCCGGCAGAGGCAGAGCAGCCTCAGGCTCCCGAGAACGCGCCCGCGCCGGAGCAGCCGCCCACCGAGGCAGCGCCAACACCTGAACAGGCTCCCGCCGAGGGGCAGCCTCCCGCTTCCGACCAGGCGCCCGCCCCTGGCGATCAGTCCGGTCAGGCGCCTCTGCCCGAAAACGCTGCTCCGGTCCTGGACAGCCAGAAGCAGCAGCCGGCGCCGGCTCCGACAGAGGGCGCTCCGACGGAAGGCGCTCAGCAGCCGGGTCAGGCCGCGCAGCCGCAACAGCCGGCCCAGCCGGACGGCACGCAAGCGGCACATCCTGTTCCTGCCGAGCCTGCCGGTCCGCCGCCGGCCGACGATCGGGCAGCCCAACAGCAGGTAGCCCCCATCGAGATCCGCCCCGTCACCGCGGAAGAAGGAACGCGCATCGAGCGCGCGCCGGACTTCCGCGCACAGGAGCGGCGTCAGGGCGTCGAGGTGGTGCGGGAGATCGGCGACCGCGTCGTCATCGAGGTCAACAACCAGGTCATCGTGGAAAGCAACGACCGGCCGCGTCTGACGCGCGGCGCGCGCGAGGTCTACTATGAGGATCTGCCGCGCGGCCGCACCCGTGAGACGGTGGTCCGCGAAAACGGCTTCCAGGTTGTGACCATCCGCAACCGCTATGGCGACGTCGTCCGTCGCTCACGGATCGCGCCCGACGGCACCGAATACGTCCTCGCCTATGTCGACGACGACCGCTACGAGGACGACGGCATCTGGCATGATCCGGGCCTCGATCTGCCGCCGATGCAGCTTGTCATCCCCGTCGAGGAATACATTCTCGACGCCGGCGGCGTCGAGGATCCCGACCGCTACTACGAGTTCCTCGATCAGCCCCCGGTGGAACGCGTCGAGCGTCTCTATTCCATCGAGGAAGTGAAGCGCTCGGCACGCGTGCGCGACAAGACGCGGCGTGTCGACCTCGACACCATCACCTTCGAGTTCGGCTCGGCGTCGATCGCGGAGAGCGAGGTGCAGAGGCTTGAGGGCGTCGCGCAGGCAATGGAACGAATGCTTAAGGATAGCCCTGCGGAGACCTTCCTGGTCGAGGGCCACACCGACGCGGTCGGCAGCGACCTCGCCAACCTTGCGCTGTCAGACCGGCGCGCGGAGGCCGTCGCCGAGGCGCTGACCAATGTCTTCGGCATCCCGCCGGAGAACCTGGCGACGCAGGGCTATGGCGAGCAGTATCTCAAGGTGCGCACGCAGGCACAGGAGCGGGAGAACCGGCGCGTGGCCATCCGGCGCATCACGCCGCTCGTCGCGCCCGTGGCGAAGGCGGACTAA
- a CDS encoding SIMPL domain-containing protein, producing the protein MPNRLLAAALAASIALPAAALAAEPTPPRIMVVGEGEMTVAPDMALLSLSVMREAKTAREALDANNGATAAVIAAMKNAGVADRDLQTSNLQINPRYDYTPKPDGTQEAKLVAYQVTNTLSIRVRDIAKTGELIDQAVTLGVNQGGNITFTNDNPSATITEARKRAVGDAMAKAKTLAEAAGVGVGKVIEMSEMSYAPMPMPIEAKSFDAALARAVPIQAGENAYKVQVNVTFELK; encoded by the coding sequence ATGCCGAATCGCCTGCTAGCCGCGGCCCTCGCCGCCTCCATCGCGCTGCCCGCCGCCGCGCTCGCCGCCGAACCGACGCCGCCGCGCATCATGGTAGTCGGCGAAGGCGAGATGACGGTCGCGCCCGACATGGCCCTGCTTTCGCTCAGCGTCATGCGCGAGGCCAAGACGGCGCGCGAGGCGCTCGACGCCAACAACGGCGCCACCGCAGCCGTCATCGCCGCGATGAAGAACGCCGGCGTCGCCGATCGCGATCTGCAGACCTCGAACCTCCAGATCAACCCGCGCTACGACTACACGCCCAAGCCGGACGGCACCCAGGAAGCCAAGCTCGTCGCCTACCAGGTGACCAACACCCTCTCCATCAGGGTGCGCGACATCGCCAAGACCGGCGAACTGATCGACCAGGCGGTGACGCTCGGCGTCAACCAGGGCGGCAACATCACCTTCACCAACGACAATCCGTCCGCCACCATCACCGAAGCCCGCAAGCGCGCCGTGGGCGACGCCATGGCCAAGGCCAAGACGCTCGCCGAAGCCGCCGGCGTCGGCGTCGGCAAGGTCATCGAGATGTCGGAGATGTCTTATGCGCCGATGCCCATGCCGATCGAAGCGAAATCGTTCGACGCAGCCCTTGCCCGCGCCGTCCCCATCCAGGCCGGCGAGAATGCCTACAAGGTTCAGGTCAACGTCACCTTCGAACTGAAATAG
- a CDS encoding tyrosine-type recombinase/integrase yields MVRHKRPKYIHSYQDRHGKERVYFNRPGIPKIALPGPIYSEAFWTDYHKALAGNPEKPSVGASKTVAGTMNALIAEYYNSSAFTSKAETTRSTYKNQLEAFRKEHGDGPVREIKTKHIDAILGDVAKKSTAQAHKLKKRLTTLFRLAVKWDYRDDNPMLNAERVEHKTTGYEPWTEADITKFRAHWKEGTPQRTAVEILLFTGLRRSDAVRIGRQHIQGDRIEIKARKTGTELSIPIHPEFRAVLDMINHEHLVFIVTAYGAARSEKAFTNWIIEAAREAGLAAHRSPHGLRKAACRRLAEAGCSASEIMSITGHRNLAEVETYVRDANKKKLADSAISKAYGAS; encoded by the coding sequence ATGGTTAGGCACAAGCGCCCCAAATACATCCATTCCTATCAGGACCGGCATGGGAAGGAGCGTGTCTATTTCAATCGACCCGGCATACCAAAGATCGCCTTGCCGGGTCCGATCTACAGCGAAGCGTTCTGGACAGACTATCACAAAGCCCTTGCTGGCAACCCGGAAAAGCCGAGCGTCGGCGCGTCGAAGACCGTTGCGGGGACGATGAATGCTCTGATCGCGGAATACTACAACTCGTCTGCGTTCACGTCGAAAGCCGAGACGACACGATCAACCTACAAGAACCAGCTTGAAGCCTTCCGCAAGGAGCATGGCGACGGTCCCGTAAGAGAGATCAAGACGAAGCACATTGACGCCATTCTTGGCGACGTGGCCAAGAAGTCCACCGCACAGGCGCACAAGCTGAAAAAGCGGCTCACGACACTATTCAGACTGGCGGTCAAATGGGACTATCGTGACGATAACCCGATGCTGAATGCGGAGCGTGTCGAGCACAAAACCACCGGCTACGAGCCGTGGACGGAAGCTGACATCACCAAGTTTCGCGCCCATTGGAAGGAAGGGACGCCCCAGCGCACCGCCGTTGAAATCCTGTTGTTCACCGGCCTTCGTCGCTCCGATGCTGTACGCATCGGGCGACAGCACATTCAGGGCGACCGAATTGAGATCAAGGCCCGCAAGACCGGGACCGAACTCTCAATCCCGATCCACCCGGAGTTCCGCGCAGTGCTGGACATGATCAATCACGAGCATCTTGTGTTCATCGTCACCGCCTACGGCGCGGCGCGGTCCGAGAAGGCTTTCACCAATTGGATCATCGAAGCTGCCCGTGAAGCCGGACTGGCCGCGCATAGATCACCCCACGGGCTGCGGAAAGCCGCCTGCCGTCGCCTCGCAGAAGCCGGTTGTAGCGCGTCGGAAATCATGTCCATCACCGGCCACCGGAACCTTGCGGAAGTGGAGACCTATGTGCGCGATGCCAACAAGAAGAAGCTGGCGGACAGCGCCATCAGCAAGGCTTACGGTGCATCGTGA
- a CDS encoding Arc family DNA-binding protein — protein MDRANLTDTYEVDGVSDGKRKQAGHQMQIRFPEGSDLRERLMERAKANNRSLTAEIMWRLEISLDANANVLPVTDIHDMILTDHNEKLEAAWQRLDWLDDHFKVDSRPEWMKAKPKRREKARSNS, from the coding sequence GTGGATAGAGCAAACCTTACTGATACCTATGAGGTAGATGGCGTGAGTGATGGTAAACGCAAGCAGGCCGGGCATCAGATGCAAATCCGCTTTCCCGAGGGGTCGGACCTGCGTGAGCGGCTGATGGAAAGGGCGAAGGCGAACAACCGTTCGCTGACTGCGGAGATCATGTGGCGGCTTGAGATCAGCCTAGACGCCAACGCAAACGTTCTTCCGGTCACGGACATTCATGACATGATCTTGACCGATCACAACGAGAAGCTGGAAGCGGCGTGGCAAAGGCTCGACTGGCTGGACGATCACTTCAAGGTGGACAGTCGCCCCGAGTGGATGAAGGCGAAGCCTAAGCGCAGAGAGAAGGCCCGATCCAATTCGTAA
- a CDS encoding MipA/OmpV family protein: MIKIGLSLAAATVLLATRAWSADDLRVDQAPPTDVDVVIELGLGGIIRPEYEGSEDYEVFPWPLIGFGYLVIPGLFAIGSPEAQAGGFAVGPSFNYSSDRDFNDDPDLVGLDDVDAAFEAGLRASYEWTNAEIWGEARYAFGGAEGVVGEFGVNAVARPTPELELKLGPFATAASADYLGTYFGVSAQESANTGFRVDAFDPDGGFKSVGIKGVARYEFRPTWFLNAEATYSRLVGDAADSPIVKAGTEDQFSFGLGISKRFSFDLF, from the coding sequence TTGATCAAGATTGGCCTCAGCTTGGCTGCTGCAACCGTGTTGCTTGCGACGCGCGCCTGGTCAGCCGACGATTTGCGGGTGGATCAGGCGCCGCCGACCGACGTCGACGTTGTCATCGAACTCGGCCTCGGCGGCATCATTCGGCCTGAATATGAAGGCTCGGAGGATTATGAGGTCTTTCCGTGGCCATTGATCGGCTTCGGCTATCTCGTCATCCCCGGCCTGTTTGCAATCGGCAGCCCAGAGGCTCAGGCTGGCGGATTCGCGGTCGGCCCCTCCTTCAACTACAGCTCTGATCGGGACTTCAACGATGATCCCGACCTGGTCGGGCTTGATGATGTTGACGCTGCATTCGAAGCTGGTTTGCGGGCCAGCTATGAATGGACCAATGCCGAGATTTGGGGCGAGGCTCGCTATGCTTTCGGCGGCGCTGAAGGCGTCGTCGGTGAGTTCGGCGTCAACGCGGTAGCCCGACCCACACCCGAGCTCGAGCTGAAACTAGGGCCTTTCGCGACAGCTGCCTCGGCCGACTATCTGGGCACCTATTTCGGAGTTTCGGCTCAAGAATCGGCAAACACAGGCTTCAGAGTTGACGCCTTTGATCCAGACGGTGGTTTCAAGAGCGTGGGCATCAAAGGAGTTGCAAGATACGAGTTTCGGCCGACCTGGTTTTTGAACGCCGAGGCAACGTACAGTCGGCTTGTGGGAGACGCTGCTGATTCGCCGATTGTCAAGGCTGGCACAGAAGACCAATTCAGTTTCGGGTTGGGTATCTCGAAGAGGTTTTCGTTCGATCTGTTCTAA